The following proteins come from a genomic window of Nocardiopsis sp. YSL2:
- the hisG gene encoding ATP phosphoribosyltransferase encodes MSDLLRIAVPNKGQLSEPAVEMLREAGYRQRKSSRDLVMIDPDNETEFFFLRPKDIAVYVGEGILQAGITGRDMLLDSGAPVDEVLALGFGGSTFRFAAPGGADMKVSDLNGKRVATSFDGLLRSYLEEKGVDARVIHLDGAVESSVQLGVADAVADVVSTGTTLRQAGMETFGEPILVSEAVVIRPSDAGDDPKIEQLLRRLRGVLVARDYVMMDYDVHAERLEAAVDLTPGMEGPTVSPLHREGWVAVRSMVPRKDAQRIMDDLWELGARAILVTDIYACRL; translated from the coding sequence ATGTCCGACCTGCTGAGGATCGCCGTGCCCAACAAGGGCCAGCTCTCCGAACCCGCCGTGGAGATGCTCCGCGAGGCCGGGTACCGGCAGCGCAAGAGCAGCCGCGACCTGGTCATGATCGACCCCGACAACGAGACCGAGTTCTTCTTCCTGCGCCCCAAGGACATCGCCGTCTACGTCGGCGAGGGCATCCTCCAGGCCGGGATCACCGGCCGCGACATGCTGCTGGACTCCGGCGCGCCCGTCGACGAGGTCCTCGCCCTCGGCTTCGGCGGGTCCACGTTCCGCTTCGCCGCGCCGGGCGGCGCGGACATGAAGGTCTCCGACCTCAACGGCAAGCGCGTCGCGACGTCCTTCGACGGGCTCCTGCGCTCCTACCTGGAGGAGAAGGGCGTCGACGCGCGGGTCATCCACCTGGACGGCGCCGTGGAGAGCTCGGTGCAGCTCGGCGTGGCCGACGCGGTCGCCGACGTGGTGTCCACCGGCACCACCCTGCGCCAGGCCGGCATGGAGACCTTCGGAGAGCCGATCCTGGTCTCCGAGGCGGTCGTGATCCGGCCCAGCGACGCCGGGGACGACCCCAAGATCGAGCAGTTGCTGCGGCGGCTGCGCGGCGTCCTGGTCGCCCGCGACTACGTGATGATGGACTACGACGTGCACGCCGAGCGCCTGGAGGCGGCGGTCGACCTCACCCCGGGCATGGAGGGGCCGACGGTCTCGCCGCTGCACCGCGAGGGCTGGGTCGCGGTCCGGTCGATGGTGCCGCGCAAGGACGCCCAGCGCATCATGGACGACCTCTGGGAACTCGGGGCCCGAGCCATCCTGGTCACCGACATCTACGCCTGCCGCCTCTGA
- a CDS encoding TetR/AcrR family transcriptional regulator — MAPDTRTRILDGALDLLRAEGGGSVTLDSAARRAGLTKPGLMYHFPTKEALKLGIVDHVAARWEGMLLDRLAEPLETASPHRRTRAYVEVALTAPFDRADYAVCTDALYRDAFHEIWEQRFRPWLHLPDDLPDHDRARLTAARLLADGYWTAAATDVFPVPERDRARLFAITEDLLKDEAP, encoded by the coding sequence ATGGCGCCCGACACGAGGACACGCATTCTGGACGGGGCACTCGACCTGCTCCGGGCCGAGGGGGGCGGCAGCGTCACCCTGGACTCCGCCGCCAGGCGGGCGGGGCTGACCAAGCCCGGGCTGATGTACCACTTCCCGACCAAGGAGGCCCTGAAGCTCGGCATCGTCGACCACGTCGCCGCGCGGTGGGAGGGGATGCTCCTCGACCGCCTCGCCGAGCCGCTCGAGACGGCCTCGCCGCACCGGCGGACGCGCGCCTATGTGGAGGTCGCGCTCACCGCCCCGTTCGACCGCGCCGACTACGCGGTCTGCACCGACGCGCTGTACCGCGACGCCTTCCACGAGATCTGGGAGCAGCGCTTCCGGCCGTGGCTGCACCTGCCCGACGACCTGCCGGACCACGACCGTGCCCGGCTCACCGCCGCGCGACTCCTCGCGGACGGCTACTGGACGGCCGCCGCCACCGACGTCTTCCCCGTCCCCGAACGCGACCGCGCACGGCTGTTCGCGATCACCGAGGACCTGCTGAAGGACGAGGCCCCGTGA
- a CDS encoding phosphoribosyl-ATP diphosphatase, whose product MKTFEELFAELSEKARSRPEGSGTVAQLDAGVHAIGKKVVEEAAEVWMAAEYESDEHAAEEISQLLYHLQVLMLARGLRLEDVYKHL is encoded by the coding sequence ATGAAGACCTTCGAAGAGCTGTTCGCCGAGCTGTCCGAGAAGGCGCGCTCCCGCCCCGAGGGGTCCGGGACCGTCGCCCAACTCGACGCCGGCGTCCATGCCATCGGCAAGAAGGTCGTCGAGGAGGCCGCAGAGGTCTGGATGGCCGCCGAGTACGAGTCGGACGAGCACGCCGCCGAAGAGATCTCGCAGCTCCTCTACCACCTCCAGGTCCTGATGCTGGCCCGCGGCCTGCGCCTCGAGGACGTCTACAAGCATCTCTAG
- a CDS encoding multidrug efflux SMR transporter encodes MTWLFISGAVLTEVGGTLSLRMASQENANKWWFGGVAAGYLAAFGLLTLALAGGMAVGVAYGVWAASGVALTALASRLLFDEPLTRVMILGIGLIISGVLLIEFGSGH; translated from the coding sequence ATGACCTGGCTGTTCATCTCCGGCGCGGTGCTCACCGAGGTCGGCGGCACGCTGTCGCTGCGGATGGCCTCACAGGAGAACGCGAACAAGTGGTGGTTCGGCGGCGTGGCCGCCGGCTACCTGGCCGCCTTCGGCCTGCTCACCCTCGCCCTGGCCGGCGGCATGGCCGTCGGCGTCGCCTACGGCGTCTGGGCCGCGTCGGGCGTCGCGCTGACCGCGCTCGCCTCGCGCCTGCTCTTCGACGAACCCCTCACCCGGGTGATGATCCTGGGCATCGGCCTCATCATCAGCGGTGTCCTGCTCATCGAGTTCGGCTCCGGGCACTGA
- a CDS encoding trehalase-like domain-containing protein gives MTLTHAVEASPATAPETSGTAPEALPLDVRRRVSALARSSNLLVTCDYDGALAPTDASASRPLPQAVRALRDLADLPGTTCAVISARSLADLATLSRLPSEIHLIGAHGAEYDTTLDRPLDAADKATALEQLRDQVQATATCYLGGGHGEEPVFLRLNGSDTGIRVGSEPTVAAHRVADTPAAAQLLTVLAAERRAWVFGERPTPIERMSLLSNQDAVALVGPDARLAWFCHPEPDSPALFAEVLGGRSAGVFAIAPVHGGRPLGQRYEAGTMTVRTRFSRLEITDYLAQPEQPGRTDLVRVIHGVVPATVEFAPRPDFGRAPVRLVAVEGGLRVLGADFPMVLSSPGVDWHITHDGVDDVAYATVHPTSERPVVLELRCGSTDSAPGGTAEPERRRATHEHWTDWVRNLDLPVTARDLAQRSALTLRGLCTPTGGVMAAATTSLPEEIGGVRNWDYRYCWLRDGALTVQSLVSLGSTAEAEKFLDWVHDVVATLPGPELLRPLYSLRGTDLGPEEVIETLSGYAGSRPVRVGNLADHQVQLDVFGPIVELISHLSTARGHLADRDWDLVEQMCAAVARRWDEPDHGIWEERDEPRQRVYSKVMCWVSLDRALRLAADYGREAGPDWAGLRERIAAEVLESGWNEQAQAYTTAYDGTDLDAASLHIGLSGMIDPSDERFQATVTAIEAQLRSGPTVYRYHRDDGLPGGEGGFHLCTTWLIEAYVLTGRRAEAEELFKHLVDCAGPTGLIPEEFDPVTERALGNHPQAYSHLGLIRCAQLLDRDR, from the coding sequence GTGACGCTCACCCACGCGGTCGAGGCGAGCCCGGCGACAGCGCCGGAGACGTCCGGCACGGCTCCCGAAGCCCTGCCACTGGACGTACGCCGACGCGTGTCGGCGTTGGCCCGCTCCTCCAACCTGCTCGTCACCTGCGACTACGACGGCGCCCTGGCCCCCACCGACGCCTCCGCCTCGCGGCCCCTCCCCCAGGCGGTCCGCGCCCTGCGCGATCTCGCCGACCTGCCGGGCACCACCTGCGCCGTCATCTCGGCCCGCTCCCTGGCCGACCTGGCGACCCTCTCCCGCCTGCCCAGCGAGATCCACCTCATCGGCGCCCACGGAGCCGAGTACGACACCACCCTGGACCGGCCCCTGGACGCCGCGGACAAGGCCACCGCGCTGGAGCAGCTCCGCGACCAGGTCCAGGCCACCGCCACGTGCTACCTCGGCGGCGGCCACGGTGAGGAGCCCGTCTTCCTGCGGCTGAACGGCTCCGACACCGGTATCCGCGTCGGGAGCGAGCCCACCGTGGCCGCCCACCGCGTCGCCGACACCCCCGCCGCCGCCCAGCTCCTCACCGTTCTGGCCGCCGAGCGCCGCGCCTGGGTCTTCGGGGAACGCCCCACCCCGATCGAGCGGATGAGCCTGCTGTCCAACCAGGACGCGGTCGCGCTGGTGGGCCCCGACGCGCGCCTGGCGTGGTTCTGCCATCCCGAGCCCGACTCCCCCGCCCTGTTCGCCGAGGTCCTCGGCGGGCGCAGCGCGGGCGTGTTCGCGATCGCCCCCGTCCACGGCGGACGCCCCCTGGGCCAGCGCTACGAGGCCGGCACCATGACCGTGCGCACCCGCTTCTCCCGCCTGGAGATCACCGACTACCTCGCCCAGCCCGAGCAGCCGGGCCGCACCGACCTGGTCCGCGTGATCCACGGCGTGGTCCCGGCCACCGTGGAGTTCGCCCCGCGCCCCGACTTCGGCCGCGCCCCCGTGCGCCTGGTCGCCGTCGAGGGCGGACTGCGGGTCCTGGGCGCGGACTTCCCGATGGTGCTGTCCTCCCCCGGGGTGGACTGGCACATCACCCACGACGGCGTCGACGACGTCGCCTACGCCACCGTCCACCCCACCTCCGAGCGGCCCGTCGTGCTCGAACTGCGCTGCGGCAGCACCGACTCCGCGCCGGGCGGGACCGCCGAGCCGGAGCGTCGCCGGGCCACCCACGAGCACTGGACCGACTGGGTGCGGAACCTGGACCTGCCGGTCACCGCCCGGGACCTGGCCCAGCGCTCCGCGCTGACCCTGCGCGGGCTGTGCACCCCCACCGGCGGGGTGATGGCCGCCGCGACCACCTCCCTGCCCGAGGAGATCGGCGGGGTGCGCAACTGGGACTACCGGTACTGCTGGCTGCGCGACGGCGCCCTGACCGTGCAGTCCCTGGTCTCGCTCGGGTCCACGGCCGAGGCCGAGAAGTTCCTGGACTGGGTGCACGACGTGGTCGCCACCCTGCCCGGCCCCGAACTGCTGCGCCCCCTGTACAGCCTGCGCGGCACCGACCTGGGCCCCGAGGAGGTCATCGAGACCCTCTCCGGCTACGCCGGGTCCCGGCCGGTCCGGGTCGGCAACCTCGCCGACCACCAGGTCCAGCTGGACGTGTTCGGGCCCATCGTCGAGCTCATCAGCCACCTGTCGACCGCACGCGGACACCTGGCCGACCGGGACTGGGACCTGGTCGAGCAGATGTGCGCCGCGGTCGCGCGGCGCTGGGACGAGCCCGACCACGGCATCTGGGAGGAGCGCGACGAACCTCGCCAGCGCGTCTACTCCAAGGTGATGTGCTGGGTGAGCCTGGACCGCGCACTGAGGCTGGCCGCCGACTACGGGCGCGAGGCCGGCCCGGACTGGGCCGGGCTGCGCGAGCGGATCGCGGCCGAGGTGCTGGAGTCGGGCTGGAACGAGCAGGCGCAGGCCTACACCACCGCCTACGACGGCACCGACCTGGACGCCGCCTCACTGCACATCGGGCTGTCCGGCATGATCGACCCGTCCGACGAGCGCTTCCAGGCGACGGTGACCGCGATCGAGGCGCAGCTGCGCAGCGGCCCCACGGTCTACCGCTACCACCGCGACGACGGCCTGCCCGGCGGCGAGGGCGGCTTCCACCTGTGCACCACCTGGCTGATCGAGGCCTACGTGCTGACCGGGCGGCGGGCCGAGGCCGAGGAGCTCTTCAAGCACCTGGTGGACTGCGCGGGACCGACCGGTCTGATCCCCGAGGAGTTCGACCCGGTCACCGAGCGGGCGCTGGGCAACCACCCGCAGGCGTACTCGCACCTGGGCCTGATCCGCTGCGCCCAGCTCCTGGACCGGGACCGGTAG
- a CDS encoding DedA family protein — translation MTTQPHSTSSDTAGTDGTAADTDGTADTAGTAPDADCVLSPERERRREKERKEEEARAALRALKPWEGRATRQDKALLTAFIVIPTVFLALTPLKPLLIADHPVGLAALTGSNAAIGAASAFARIGEIPLWLVLCAGVFGKIKVDWLFWWLGRRWGRGIVNLITPSERARRLADKVRDANPWWIRAAVLVSYVPGVPAALVLVVAGWTGMRLRTFMVLDACAALLMTGSVAAAGYAAGQAGVDIILLVDRYALWITFALIFAMAFAPVIRQNIRAKAADRARAKAGGAEGTEARDSLDAKDARVSEDGAGTV, via the coding sequence ATGACGACGCAGCCGCACAGCACCAGCAGCGACACCGCCGGCACGGACGGGACCGCCGCGGACACGGACGGGACCGCCGACACCGCGGGCACCGCTCCGGACGCCGACTGCGTGCTCTCCCCCGAGCGGGAGCGGCGCCGGGAGAAGGAACGCAAGGAGGAGGAGGCCAGGGCGGCCCTGCGCGCGCTCAAGCCGTGGGAGGGCCGGGCGACCCGCCAGGACAAGGCGCTCCTGACGGCGTTCATCGTGATCCCCACCGTCTTCCTCGCGCTCACCCCGCTCAAGCCCCTCCTCATCGCCGACCACCCGGTGGGTCTGGCCGCGTTGACCGGCAGCAACGCCGCCATCGGCGCCGCGTCGGCCTTCGCGCGCATCGGTGAGATCCCGCTGTGGCTCGTCCTGTGCGCGGGGGTGTTCGGCAAGATCAAGGTCGACTGGCTCTTCTGGTGGCTGGGGCGCCGCTGGGGACGGGGCATCGTCAACCTGATCACGCCCAGCGAGCGCGCCCGGCGCCTCGCGGACAAGGTGCGCGACGCGAACCCGTGGTGGATCCGCGCCGCCGTCCTGGTCTCCTACGTCCCCGGCGTCCCCGCGGCCCTCGTCCTCGTCGTCGCCGGCTGGACCGGCATGCGGCTGCGGACGTTCATGGTCCTGGACGCGTGCGCGGCCCTGCTGATGACCGGCTCCGTCGCCGCCGCGGGCTACGCCGCCGGCCAGGCCGGGGTCGACATCATCCTCCTCGTCGACCGCTACGCCCTCTGGATCACCTTCGCCCTCATCTTCGCCATGGCGTTCGCTCCGGTGATCCGGCAGAACATCCGTGCCAAGGCCGCCGATCGGGCCCGCGCCAAGGCCGGGGGCGCGGAGGGCACGGAAGCGCGGGACTCCCTGGACGCGAAGGACGCGCGGGTCTCCGAGGACGGCGCCGGGACGGTCTGA
- a CDS encoding SDR family oxidoreductase, translating into MSAAQSTPQDSSTPRTALVTGASSGIGEEFARRLAQRGYGLVVVARREDVLHALAGEIGERYGTDVETLPADLATREGLEAVAARLRRDGTDGVPPIDLLVNNAGRGDGGVFAEQDPDEIDAMIDLNVRAVLQLARAVLPVQIARREAGETARLGVVNVSSLAGEPAANPGGSVYGGGKKFVTLWSESVAAEVRRKGVQVTVVLPGFVRTDMTRKVQDQGLPEFAFVPKEQIVRETLRAWSAGRSQVVPGGQYKTADGLLRVLPRTLVRALARRMA; encoded by the coding sequence ATGAGCGCAGCGCAGAGCACACCTCAGGACTCCTCCACCCCCAGGACCGCCCTGGTCACCGGCGCCTCCAGCGGTATCGGTGAGGAGTTCGCCCGCCGCCTGGCCCAGCGCGGCTACGGCCTGGTGGTGGTCGCGCGGCGCGAGGACGTCCTGCACGCGCTGGCCGGGGAGATCGGCGAGCGCTACGGCACGGACGTGGAGACACTGCCCGCCGACCTCGCCACGCGCGAGGGCCTCGAAGCGGTCGCCGCGCGTCTGCGCCGGGACGGCACGGACGGCGTCCCGCCCATCGACCTGCTGGTCAACAACGCCGGACGCGGGGACGGCGGCGTCTTCGCCGAGCAGGACCCGGACGAGATCGACGCCATGATCGACCTCAACGTGCGCGCCGTGCTGCAGTTGGCCCGCGCGGTCCTGCCGGTCCAGATCGCCCGGCGCGAGGCGGGCGAGACCGCGCGGCTCGGCGTGGTCAACGTGTCGTCGCTGGCCGGGGAGCCCGCGGCCAACCCCGGCGGGTCGGTCTACGGCGGCGGCAAGAAGTTCGTCACCCTGTGGAGCGAGAGCGTGGCCGCCGAGGTCCGGCGCAAGGGCGTCCAGGTCACCGTGGTCCTGCCCGGTTTCGTGCGCACCGACATGACCCGCAAGGTACAGGACCAGGGGCTGCCGGAGTTCGCGTTCGTGCCCAAGGAGCAGATCGTGCGCGAGACCCTGCGGGCGTGGTCCGCGGGCCGCTCCCAGGTCGTCCCGGGCGGGCAGTACAAGACGGCGGACGGCCTGCTCAGGGTCCTGCCCCGCACCCTGGTCAGGGCCCTCGCCCGGCGGATGGCCTGA
- a CDS encoding multidrug efflux SMR transporter, giving the protein MKQWLFLSAAILLEVTATLSLRAALDHPAWFAVVGLGYLGAFAALSHVLRLGMGVGVAYGVWAATGVALTAVLATFLFGDPLTVSMGLGIALVIGGVLCVELGSQAARAAAPEQEGTRV; this is encoded by the coding sequence GTGAAGCAGTGGCTGTTCCTGTCGGCCGCGATCCTCCTCGAGGTCACCGCGACCCTCTCCCTGCGCGCCGCGCTGGACCACCCCGCCTGGTTCGCCGTGGTGGGCCTCGGCTACCTCGGCGCGTTCGCCGCCCTCTCCCACGTCCTGCGCCTGGGCATGGGCGTCGGCGTCGCCTACGGCGTGTGGGCCGCGACCGGTGTCGCGCTCACCGCCGTCCTGGCCACGTTCCTCTTCGGCGACCCCCTGACCGTGTCCATGGGCCTGGGCATCGCCCTGGTCATCGGCGGTGTGCTGTGCGTGGAGCTCGGCTCACAGGCGGCACGGGCCGCCGCGCCCGAGCAGGAGGGAACACGGGTATGA
- a CDS encoding class I SAM-dependent methyltransferase, with amino-acid sequence MSETQSPAGPLTALRLDERLRDTRLFFSQALRTFHATGSIVPSSRALADALAEFVRERPDPAQPLRILEAGAGTGAISRGIAAAMGPGDTVDLVEANPEFAAHLEGLLTTDPELSRIADSARVHAKLVNEMGSDRRYDAIVSGLPFANFTADEVTEILDYYFEVLEPGGTLSFYGYLYTKEVKAVIARREDYLRQARTSWVVQDWIDRYGIRTDTVFANIPPAWVHHLRKPV; translated from the coding sequence ATGTCCGAGACTCAGAGCCCCGCCGGACCGTTGACCGCCCTCAGGTTGGACGAGCGCCTGCGTGACACCAGGTTGTTCTTCAGCCAGGCGCTGCGGACCTTCCACGCGACCGGTTCCATCGTGCCGAGCAGCCGGGCACTGGCCGACGCGCTGGCCGAGTTCGTCCGCGAGCGCCCCGACCCCGCACAGCCACTGCGCATCCTGGAGGCCGGCGCCGGAACCGGCGCGATCAGCCGCGGGATCGCCGCCGCCATGGGCCCGGGCGACACCGTCGACCTGGTCGAGGCCAATCCCGAGTTCGCCGCCCACCTGGAGGGGTTGCTCACGACCGATCCCGAGCTGTCGCGGATCGCCGACAGTGCCCGGGTCCACGCCAAGCTCGTCAACGAGATGGGTTCGGACCGCCGCTACGACGCGATCGTCTCCGGTCTGCCGTTCGCCAACTTCACCGCCGACGAGGTCACGGAGATCCTCGACTACTACTTCGAGGTCCTCGAACCCGGCGGCACCCTGTCCTTCTACGGCTACCTGTACACCAAGGAGGTCAAGGCGGTCATCGCCCGGCGCGAGGACTACCTCCGCCAGGCGCGGACCAGCTGGGTGGTCCAGGACTGGATCGACCGCTACGGCATCCGCACCGACACGGTGTTCGCCAACATCCCGCCCGCCTGGGTGCACCACCTGCGCAAGCCGGTCTGA
- the lpdA gene encoding dihydrolipoyl dehydrogenase, producing the protein MGQQHFDLVVLGAGPGGYVAAIRASQLGLRTAVIEEKYWGGVCLNVGCIPSKALLRNAELAHLFSHDADYFGIKVDGKVEFDYGKAYSRSREVADGRVKGVHFLMKKNKITEIHGRGTFTDDRTIEVRGEDGATETVTFDHAVLATGSSTKLLPGTTLSERVVTYEEQILSDTLPESIVIAGAGAIGVEFAYVLANYGVDVTVVEFLDRLVPLEDEEVSKELAKAYKKLGVKVMTSTRVEAVEDTGKNVRVTVTGADGGQKTLEADKLLQAIGFAPNVEGFGLDRTGVRLTDRGAVDIDSRGRTSVPHIFAIGDVTAKLMLAHTAEAMGIVAAETIAEAETQEIDYRFIPRATYCQPQIASFGYSEAEAREAGYDVQVAKFPFMANGKSHGIGDTRGFVKIISDGKYGEFLGAHLIGPDVTELLPELTLAQQWDLTVHEVARNIHAHPTLSEAVKEAVHGLAGHMINF; encoded by the coding sequence ATGGGACAACAACACTTCGATCTCGTCGTCCTCGGCGCTGGTCCGGGCGGCTACGTGGCCGCGATCCGAGCGTCCCAGCTCGGCCTCAGGACGGCCGTCATCGAGGAGAAGTACTGGGGCGGGGTCTGCCTCAACGTGGGCTGCATCCCCTCCAAGGCGCTGCTGCGCAACGCCGAGCTCGCCCACCTGTTCTCCCATGACGCCGACTACTTCGGCATCAAGGTCGACGGCAAGGTGGAGTTCGACTACGGCAAGGCCTACAGCCGCAGCCGCGAGGTGGCCGACGGCCGCGTCAAGGGCGTCCACTTCCTCATGAAGAAGAACAAGATCACCGAGATCCACGGGCGCGGCACCTTCACCGACGACCGCACGATCGAGGTCAGGGGCGAGGACGGCGCCACCGAGACCGTCACCTTCGACCACGCCGTGCTCGCGACCGGCTCCTCCACCAAGCTGCTGCCGGGCACCACGCTGTCCGAGCGGGTCGTCACCTACGAGGAGCAGATCCTCAGCGACACCCTGCCGGAGAGCATCGTCATCGCCGGTGCCGGGGCGATCGGTGTCGAGTTCGCCTACGTCCTCGCCAACTACGGCGTCGACGTCACCGTCGTGGAGTTCCTCGACCGCCTCGTCCCGCTGGAGGACGAGGAGGTCTCCAAGGAGCTGGCCAAGGCCTACAAGAAGCTCGGCGTCAAGGTCATGACCTCCACCCGGGTCGAGGCCGTCGAGGACACCGGCAAGAACGTCCGCGTCACCGTCACGGGCGCCGACGGTGGGCAGAAGACGCTGGAGGCCGACAAGCTGCTCCAGGCGATCGGCTTCGCTCCCAACGTCGAGGGCTTCGGCCTGGACCGGACCGGCGTCCGGCTCACCGACCGCGGCGCGGTCGACATCGACTCCCGCGGCCGCACGAGCGTCCCGCACATCTTCGCCATCGGCGACGTCACCGCCAAGCTCATGCTCGCGCACACCGCAGAGGCCATGGGCATCGTCGCCGCGGAGACCATCGCGGAAGCCGAGACGCAGGAGATCGACTACCGGTTCATCCCGCGCGCCACCTACTGCCAGCCGCAGATCGCCAGCTTCGGCTACTCCGAGGCCGAGGCCCGCGAGGCCGGATACGACGTCCAGGTCGCCAAGTTCCCGTTCATGGCCAACGGCAAGTCGCACGGCATCGGCGACACCCGGGGGTTCGTCAAGATCATCTCCGACGGCAAGTACGGCGAGTTCCTGGGCGCCCACCTGATCGGCCCGGACGTCACCGAGCTCCTGCCGGAGCTCACGCTGGCCCAGCAGTGGGACCTGACCGTCCACGAGGTGGCGCGCAACATCCACGCCCACCCCACGCTCAGCGAAGCGGTCAAGGAGGCCGTCCACGGTCTGGCCGGGCACATGATCAACTTCTAG
- a CDS encoding winged helix DNA-binding domain-containing protein, producing MATTDTTLTRRALNRATLDRQLLLRRVDRPVTDVVSHLVGLQAQTTHTWYVGLQSRIASLSPHDVGRRLTEGELVRVSLMRSTLHLVTPQDCRSLRATVQTAMDRDLAHSSHGKTTGGVDHDAVVAYGRALLEKRPLTPKELGALLAEEWPDVPGADLAYVVRNRMPVVQVPPRGVWGASGPPALAPADSWTGLAMDARADPDTLVLRYLAAFGPAGVKDVQAWSGLTRLREVVDRLRPRLVVLRTEDGAELFDLPDAPRPDPDTPAPVRFLYDFDNLLRGHADRSRVISAEDLKRITSRNGMPPSTVLVDGRVRAAWKVVGKGAGTAVEVVPFAPITGTDAEEVTAEGLRLLDFLAPDAEGREVRFVSGP from the coding sequence ATGGCCACGACCGACACCACGTTGACGCGGCGGGCGCTCAACCGCGCGACCCTGGACCGCCAACTGCTCCTGCGCCGCGTCGACCGCCCCGTCACCGACGTGGTGAGCCACCTCGTCGGCCTCCAGGCGCAGACCACCCACACCTGGTACGTCGGCCTGCAGAGCCGCATCGCTTCGCTCTCGCCCCACGACGTCGGCCGTCGGCTGACCGAGGGCGAGCTCGTCCGCGTCTCACTCATGCGCTCCACCCTCCACCTGGTCACCCCTCAGGACTGCCGCTCCCTGCGCGCCACCGTGCAGACCGCCATGGACCGGGACCTCGCCCACAGCAGCCACGGGAAGACCACCGGTGGCGTGGACCACGACGCCGTGGTCGCGTACGGGCGCGCGCTCCTGGAGAAGCGGCCGCTCACACCCAAGGAGCTGGGCGCGCTGCTCGCCGAGGAGTGGCCGGACGTCCCCGGCGCCGACCTCGCCTACGTCGTGCGCAACCGGATGCCCGTCGTCCAGGTCCCCCCGCGCGGGGTGTGGGGCGCCTCCGGGCCGCCCGCGCTCGCGCCCGCCGACAGCTGGACCGGACTGGCCATGGACGCCCGGGCCGATCCGGACACCCTCGTCCTGCGCTACCTGGCCGCGTTCGGCCCGGCCGGGGTCAAGGACGTGCAGGCCTGGTCCGGCCTGACCCGGCTGCGCGAGGTCGTCGACCGCCTGCGGCCCCGGCTCGTGGTCCTGCGCACCGAGGACGGCGCCGAGCTCTTCGACCTGCCCGACGCTCCCCGGCCCGACCCCGACACCCCGGCGCCGGTCCGCTTCCTTTACGACTTCGACAACCTGCTGCGCGGCCACGCCGACCGGAGCCGCGTCATCTCCGCCGAGGACCTCAAGCGCATCACGTCCCGTAACGGAATGCCGCCCTCGACCGTTCTGGTGGACGGGCGGGTCCGGGCCGCGTGGAAGGTGGTCGGCAAGGGAGCCGGCACCGCCGTCGAGGTCGTCCCGTTCGCCCCGATCACCGGGACGGACGCCGAGGAGGTGACGGCCGAAGGGCTGCGGCTACTGGACTTCCTGGCACCGGACGCCGAGGGCCGCGAGGTCCGCTTCGTGTCGGGGCCCTGA